The following coding sequences lie in one Pseudomonas sp. B33.4 genomic window:
- a CDS encoding type II toxin-antitoxin system RelE/ParE family toxin, translating into MNSIHWTRKAVKQLLKLHCVHQGQVRDAITALANMPNVGNVKSLVGHEYAYRLRVGNYRVMFDWDGAIKVVSIQEVKKRDERTY; encoded by the coding sequence ATGAACAGCATCCACTGGACTCGAAAGGCCGTTAAGCAACTCCTGAAATTGCACTGCGTTCATCAAGGACAGGTTCGTGATGCCATCACGGCGCTCGCTAACATGCCTAATGTCGGCAACGTCAAATCATTGGTTGGACATGAATATGCTTACCGACTGCGAGTCGGCAACTATCGGGTCATGTTCGACTGGGACGGCGCAATCAAAGTGGTCAGTATTCAAGAGGTCAAAAAACGCGATGAACGCACCTACTGA
- a CDS encoding dipeptidase — MSPAELHADSIVIDGLIIAKWNRELFEDMRKGGLTAANCTVSVWEGFQATVNNIAASQKLIRENSDLVMPVRTTADIRRAKEQGKTGILFGFQNAHAFEDQIGYVEVFKQLGVGIVQMCYNTQNLVGTGCYERDGGLSGFGREIVAEMNRVGVMCDLSHVGSKTSEEVILESKKPVCYSHCLPSGLKEHPRNKSDEELKFIADHGGFVGVTMFAPFLAKGIDSTIDDYAEAIEYTMNIVGEDAIGIGTDFTQGHGQDFFEYLTHDKGYARRLTSFGKIINPLGIRTVGEFPNLTETLLKRGHSERVVRKIMGENWVNVLKDVWGE; from the coding sequence ATGAGCCCAGCCGAATTACACGCCGACAGCATCGTTATCGACGGTCTGATCATTGCCAAATGGAACCGCGAGCTGTTCGAAGACATGCGCAAGGGCGGTCTGACGGCAGCCAACTGCACTGTGTCGGTGTGGGAAGGCTTTCAGGCGACCGTGAACAATATTGCCGCCAGCCAGAAGCTGATCCGCGAAAACAGCGACCTGGTGATGCCAGTGCGTACCACCGCGGACATCCGTCGCGCCAAAGAACAAGGCAAGACTGGCATCCTCTTCGGCTTCCAGAATGCCCACGCCTTTGAAGATCAGATCGGCTATGTCGAGGTGTTCAAGCAGCTCGGCGTCGGCATCGTGCAGATGTGCTACAACACCCAGAATCTGGTCGGCACCGGTTGCTACGAGCGTGACGGCGGCCTGTCGGGTTTCGGCCGCGAGATCGTTGCCGAGATGAACCGCGTTGGCGTCATGTGCGACCTGTCCCATGTCGGTTCCAAGACTTCCGAAGAAGTCATCCTCGAATCGAAAAAACCGGTGTGCTATTCCCACTGCCTGCCGTCGGGTCTCAAAGAGCACCCGCGCAACAAGTCCGATGAGGAACTCAAGTTCATCGCTGACCACGGCGGTTTCGTCGGCGTGACCATGTTCGCGCCGTTCCTCGCCAAAGGCATCGATTCGACCATCGACGACTACGCCGAGGCGATCGAATACACCATGAACATCGTCGGCGAAGACGCCATCGGCATCGGCACTGACTTCACCCAGGGTCACGGCCAGGACTTCTTCGAATACCTGACCCACGACAAGGGCTACGCCCGCCGTCTGACCAGCTTCGGCAAGATCATCAATCCGCTGGGCATCCGCACCGTCGGCGAGTTCCCGAACCTGACCGAAACCCTGCTCAAGCGCGGCCACTCCGAGCGCGTCGTGCGCAAGATCATGGGCGAGAACTGGGTCAACGTCCTCAAAGACGTCTGGGGCGAGTAA
- a CDS encoding lysozyme inhibitor LprI family protein, with amino-acid sequence MKSIFLALALIATGVHAAEESDNNPCDAVENDVQTLECSTYSRSTAEDLLKDNYASLTERMQTAYGKNPTQLADITAKMKTAQQQWLKTRDADCAVEAFPATAGSKAFTIAQNDCVARMSDERSEFLESIGQE; translated from the coding sequence ATGAAATCGATCTTCCTGGCTTTGGCTTTGATTGCGACCGGCGTACACGCCGCCGAAGAGTCCGACAACAACCCCTGCGACGCCGTCGAAAACGACGTCCAGACCCTGGAATGCTCGACCTACAGCCGCAGCACCGCCGAAGACCTGCTCAAGGACAACTACGCCAGCCTGACCGAACGCATGCAGACCGCGTACGGCAAGAACCCGACGCAACTGGCGGACATCACCGCCAAGATGAAGACGGCTCAGCAGCAGTGGCTGAAGACACGGGATGCGGATTGTGCGGTGGAAGCGTTCCCGGCGACGGCGGGCAGCAAGGCCTTCACGATTGCGCAGAATGATTGCGTGGCGCGGATGAGTGATGAGCGGTCGGAGTTTTTGGAGTCGATTGGGCAGGAATAG
- a CDS encoding DUF5943 domain-containing protein encodes MAKIAPQLPIEVDSETGVWTSDALPMLYVPRHFFVNNHMGIEEVLGADAYAEILYKAGYKSAWHWCEKEAECHGLEGVAVFEHYMKRLSQRGWGLFKIQDIDLDKGTASVKLEHSAFVYVYGKVGRKVDYMFTGWFAGAMDQILEARGSKIRTVAEQVYGGSEEGHEDGLFTVKPL; translated from the coding sequence ATGGCCAAGATCGCCCCGCAATTGCCAATCGAAGTCGACAGCGAGACCGGTGTCTGGACCTCCGACGCCCTGCCAATGCTCTACGTACCGCGCCACTTCTTCGTGAATAACCACATGGGCATCGAAGAGGTTTTGGGCGCCGACGCCTACGCCGAGATCCTCTACAAGGCCGGCTACAAATCCGCCTGGCACTGGTGCGAAAAAGAAGCCGAATGCCACGGCCTGGAAGGCGTCGCGGTGTTCGAGCACTACATGAAGCGTCTGTCGCAACGCGGCTGGGGCCTGTTCAAGATCCAGGACATCGACCTCGACAAAGGCACCGCCAGCGTCAAGCTCGAACACTCCGCATTCGTCTACGTCTACGGCAAGGTCGGGCGCAAGGTCGACTACATGTTCACCGGTTGGTTTGCCGGGGCCATGGATCAGATTCTTGAGGCGCGCGGCAGCAAGATTCGCACGGTTGCCGAGCAAGTTTACGGTGGCTCCGAAGAAGGCCACGAAGACGGCTTGTTCACCGTCAAGCCGTTGTAA
- the dgcB gene encoding dimethylglycine demethylation protein DgcB codes for MLNTLLPILLFAAIGLGVLGALRRVAMWRRGRASKVDLIGGLLAMPKRYMVDLHHVVARDKYIANTHVATAGGAVASIVLALLVHGFGLHNRILGYALLLMTAVMFVGAIFVYLRRRNPPARLSKGPWMRLPKSLLAFSASFFLLTLPVAGILPENFGGWVLAAILGIGVLWGVSELFFGMTWGGPMKHAFAGALHLAWHRRAERFGGGRSTGLKPLDLNDPSAPLGVEKPKDFTWNQLLGFDACVQCGKCEAACPAYAAGQPLNPKKLIQDMVVGLAGGTDAKFAGSPYPGKPVGEHSGNPHEPIVNGLVDAETLWSCTTCRACVEECPMMIEHVDAIVDMRRHLTLEKGATPNKGAEVLENLIATDNPGGFAPGGRMNWAADLNLNLLSEKKSTDVLFWVGDGAFDMRNQRTLRAFVKVLKAAKVDFAVLGLEERDSGDVARRLGDEATFQLLAKRNIQTLAKYSFNRIVTCDPHSFHVLKNEYGAFDGNYLVQHHSTYMAEIIQAGALNLGQHKGNSVTYHDPCYLGRYNGEYEAPREVLRALGIEVKEMQRSGFRSRCCGGGGGAPITDIPGKQRIPDMRMDDIRETGAELVAVGCPQCTAMLEGVVEPRPLIKDIAELVADALLEDAAPSKPATPAKREPAEAH; via the coding sequence ATGTTGAACACCCTTCTTCCAATCCTGTTGTTCGCAGCTATCGGCCTTGGTGTCCTCGGCGCGTTGCGGCGGGTAGCGATGTGGCGTCGGGGCCGGGCCTCGAAGGTCGATCTGATCGGCGGCCTGTTGGCCATGCCCAAGCGCTACATGGTCGATTTGCACCATGTCGTGGCGCGGGACAAATACATCGCCAACACCCACGTGGCCACGGCCGGCGGTGCGGTGGCGTCGATTGTGCTGGCGCTGCTGGTGCACGGTTTCGGCCTGCATAACCGCATCCTCGGTTACGCCTTGCTGCTGATGACGGCGGTGATGTTCGTCGGCGCAATCTTCGTTTATCTGCGGCGGCGCAACCCGCCCGCGCGGCTGTCGAAAGGCCCGTGGATGCGCCTGCCGAAAAGCCTGCTGGCGTTCTCGGCGTCGTTCTTCCTGCTGACCTTGCCGGTGGCCGGGATTCTGCCGGAGAACTTCGGCGGCTGGGTGCTCGCGGCCATCCTCGGGATCGGTGTGCTGTGGGGCGTGTCGGAGCTGTTCTTCGGCATGACCTGGGGCGGGCCGATGAAGCACGCCTTCGCCGGTGCGCTGCATTTGGCCTGGCACCGTCGCGCCGAACGTTTTGGCGGCGGTCGTTCCACCGGTTTGAAGCCTTTGGATTTGAACGATCCGAGTGCTCCGCTGGGTGTTGAGAAACCCAAGGATTTCACCTGGAACCAGTTGCTGGGTTTCGACGCCTGTGTGCAGTGCGGCAAGTGTGAAGCTGCGTGCCCGGCCTACGCCGCCGGCCAGCCGCTGAACCCGAAAAAGCTGATTCAGGACATGGTCGTCGGCCTCGCCGGTGGCACCGACGCCAAGTTTGCCGGCAGCCCGTATCCCGGCAAACCTGTGGGCGAACACAGCGGCAATCCACATGAACCCATCGTCAACGGGCTGGTCGACGCCGAAACCCTGTGGTCGTGCACCACCTGCCGCGCTTGCGTCGAGGAATGCCCGATGATGATCGAGCACGTCGACGCCATCGTCGACATGCGCCGTCACCTGACCCTGGAAAAAGGCGCGACGCCGAACAAGGGCGCCGAAGTCCTCGAGAACCTGATCGCCACCGACAACCCCGGCGGTTTTGCTCCGGGCGGACGGATGAACTGGGCAGCGGACTTGAACCTCAATCTGCTCAGCGAAAAGAAATCCACCGACGTGCTGTTCTGGGTCGGCGACGGTGCCTTCGACATGCGTAACCAGCGCACCCTTCGCGCTTTCGTCAAAGTGCTGAAAGCGGCAAAAGTCGACTTCGCCGTGCTCGGCCTCGAAGAACGTGACAGCGGCGACGTGGCCCGCCGATTGGGCGATGAAGCGACCTTCCAGTTGCTCGCCAAACGCAACATCCAGACCCTGGCCAAATACAGCTTCAACCGCATCGTCACTTGCGATCCACACAGCTTCCACGTGTTGAAAAACGAGTACGGCGCGTTCGACGGCAACTATTTGGTACAGCACCACAGCACCTACATGGCGGAAATCATCCAGGCCGGCGCGCTGAACCTTGGTCAGCACAAAGGCAACAGCGTGACTTATCACGATCCGTGCTACCTCGGCCGCTACAACGGCGAGTACGAAGCGCCGCGCGAAGTACTGCGCGCCCTCGGCATCGAGGTCAAAGAGATGCAACGTTCCGGCTTCCGTTCACGCTGCTGCGGCGGCGGTGGCGGGGCGCCGATCACTGACATTCCGGGCAAGCAGCGGATTCCTGATATGCGCATGGACGACATCCGCGAAACCGGCGCCGAACTGGTGGCGGTGGGTTGTCCACAGTGCACGGCGATGCTCGAAGGCGTGGTCGAACCGCGTCCGCTGATCAAGGACATCGCCGAACTGGTCGCCGACGCATTGCTTGAAGACGCCGCCCCGAGCAAGCCTGCCACCCCGGCCAAACGTGAACCAGCGGAGGCCCACTGA
- a CDS encoding helix-turn-helix domain-containing protein has protein sequence MNAPTDIQIINDAEGKPAFVVIPYAQYVAQKMQPDLIPHEVVSRMVDGATPIRAWREYLNLTQEEVAKRMGISQPAFAQQETVSKPRKATREKIAAAFGITSEQLEL, from the coding sequence ATGAACGCACCTACTGACATCCAAATCATCAACGACGCCGAGGGCAAACCGGCCTTCGTGGTCATTCCCTATGCGCAATATGTCGCGCAGAAAATGCAGCCCGATCTGATTCCCCATGAAGTGGTCAGTCGGATGGTCGACGGAGCGACACCGATCCGTGCCTGGCGCGAATACCTAAACCTGACTCAGGAAGAAGTCGCCAAACGCATGGGCATTTCGCAACCGGCGTTTGCTCAACAGGAAACGGTGTCCAAGCCACGAAAAGCAACTCGCGAAAAGATTGCGGCGGCCTTTGGAATCACCTCTGAGCAGCTTGAGCTTTAG
- the dgcA gene encoding dimethylglycine demethylation protein DgcA, with translation MAFEAMFQPIQIGKLTIRNRVLSTAHAEVYATDGGMTTERYVKYYEEKAKGGIGLAICGGSSVVAIDSPQQWWSSVNLSTDRIIPHFQNLADAMHKHGAKIMIQITHMGRRSRWDGFNWPTLMSPSGIREPVHRATCKTIEPEEIWRVIGNYAQAARRAKAGGLDGVELSAVHQHMIDQFWSPRVNKRTDEWGGTFEGRMKFGLEVLKAVRAEVGDDFCVGMRLCGDEFHPDGLSHEDMKQIAKYYDDTGMLDFIGVVGSGCDTHNTLANVIPNMSYPPEPFLHLAAGIKEVVKVPVLHAQNIKDPNQATRILEGGYVDMVGMTRAHIADPHLIAKIKMGQIDQIKQCVGANYCIDRQYQGLDVLCIQNAATSREYMGVPHIIEKSTGPKRKVVIVGAGPAGMEAARVAAERGHDVTLFEKKEFIGGQITTASKAPQRDQIAGITRWFQLELARLKVDLRLGVAADADTIMDLRPDVVVLAVGGHPYLEQNEHWGAAEGLVVSSWDVLDGKVAPGKNVLVYDTICEFTGMSVADFLADKGSQVEIVTDDIKPGVAIGGTSFPTYYRSMYPKEVIMTGDMMLEKVYREGDKLVAVLENEYTGAKEERVVDQVVVENGVRPDEEIYYALKEGSRNKGQIDVEALFAIQPQPSLSEAGDGYLLFRIGDCVAQRNTHAAIYDALRLCKDF, from the coding sequence ATGGCTTTCGAAGCAATGTTCCAGCCGATCCAGATCGGCAAACTGACCATCCGCAACCGCGTGCTCAGCACCGCGCACGCTGAGGTCTACGCGACTGACGGTGGCATGACCACCGAGCGCTACGTCAAATATTACGAAGAGAAAGCCAAGGGCGGCATCGGCCTGGCGATCTGTGGCGGCTCCTCCGTGGTCGCCATCGACAGCCCGCAGCAGTGGTGGAGTTCGGTCAACCTGTCGACCGACCGGATCATTCCTCACTTCCAGAATCTCGCTGACGCCATGCACAAGCACGGCGCCAAGATCATGATTCAGATTACCCACATGGGCCGGCGCTCGCGCTGGGACGGCTTCAACTGGCCGACCCTGATGTCGCCGTCGGGCATCCGTGAACCGGTGCACCGCGCCACCTGCAAAACCATCGAGCCGGAAGAAATCTGGCGGGTCATCGGCAACTACGCCCAGGCTGCGCGCCGGGCCAAGGCCGGTGGTCTGGATGGCGTCGAATTGTCCGCCGTGCACCAGCACATGATCGACCAGTTCTGGAGTCCGCGCGTCAACAAGCGCACCGACGAATGGGGCGGCACCTTCGAAGGCCGGATGAAGTTCGGCCTGGAAGTGTTGAAAGCCGTACGCGCCGAGGTCGGTGACGACTTCTGCGTGGGCATGCGTCTGTGCGGTGACGAGTTCCACCCGGACGGCTTGTCCCACGAGGACATGAAGCAGATCGCCAAGTATTACGACGACACCGGCATGCTCGATTTCATCGGCGTCGTCGGCTCGGGTTGTGACACTCACAACACCCTGGCCAACGTGATTCCGAACATGAGTTATCCACCGGAGCCGTTCCTGCATCTGGCCGCCGGAATCAAGGAAGTGGTCAAGGTGCCGGTGCTGCACGCACAGAACATCAAGGACCCGAACCAGGCCACGCGCATCCTTGAAGGCGGTTACGTCGACATGGTCGGCATGACCCGCGCGCACATCGCTGACCCGCACCTGATCGCCAAGATCAAGATGGGCCAGATCGACCAGATCAAGCAGTGCGTCGGCGCCAACTATTGCATCGACCGCCAGTACCAAGGTCTGGACGTGCTGTGCATTCAGAACGCGGCGACGTCCCGTGAGTACATGGGTGTGCCGCACATCATCGAGAAATCCACCGGGCCGAAACGCAAGGTGGTCATCGTCGGTGCCGGCCCTGCCGGCATGGAAGCGGCCCGCGTTGCCGCCGAACGTGGCCACGACGTGACCCTGTTCGAGAAGAAAGAATTCATCGGTGGGCAAATCACCACCGCATCGAAAGCACCGCAGCGCGACCAGATCGCCGGCATCACCCGCTGGTTCCAGCTGGAGTTGGCGCGGCTGAAAGTCGATCTGCGTCTGGGTGTGGCAGCGGATGCCGACACCATCATGGATCTGCGTCCGGACGTTGTTGTGCTGGCGGTCGGCGGGCATCCGTATCTGGAACAGAACGAACACTGGGGCGCTGCCGAAGGGCTGGTGGTCAGCAGTTGGGACGTGCTCGACGGCAAGGTCGCGCCGGGCAAGAACGTGCTGGTCTACGACACCATTTGCGAGTTCACCGGGATGTCGGTTGCCGACTTCCTTGCCGACAAGGGCAGCCAGGTCGAGATCGTCACCGACGATATCAAGCCGGGCGTGGCCATCGGCGGTACGTCGTTCCCGACCTACTACCGCAGTATGTACCCGAAAGAAGTGATCATGACCGGCGACATGATGCTGGAGAAGGTCTACCGCGAAGGCGACAAACTGGTCGCGGTGCTGGAGAACGAATACACCGGTGCCAAAGAGGAGCGGGTGGTCGATCAGGTGGTGGTGGAAAACGGCGTGCGTCCGGATGAAGAAATCTACTACGCGCTCAAAGAGGGTTCGCGCAACAAGGGCCAGATCGACGTCGAAGCGTTGTTCGCGATCCAGCCGCAACCTTCGCTGAGCGAGGCGGGCGACGGTTATTTGCTGTTCCGCATCGGCGACTGCGTGGCGCAGCGCAACACCCACGCCGCCATTTATGACGCCCTGCGGCTCTGCAAGGATTTCTAA